A section of the Meles meles chromosome 8, mMelMel3.1 paternal haplotype, whole genome shotgun sequence genome encodes:
- the LOC123948783 gene encoding olfactory receptor 2AT4, producing the protein MQRPGCRAHQVLDLSMVLNVFFPVVTVCLRMVTSKRYLQDPDVPAAYLPEIQLCFTMEATTCNGSADGSPVFYLVGIPSLPENFFLPVFFIFLLFYFLILLGNALILVAVVAEPRLHKPMYFFLINLSTLDILFTTTTVPKMLSLFLLGDHFLSFPACLLQMYLFQSFTCSEAFILVVMAYDRYVAICRPLHYPVHMTPQTNAALAACAWFIALLLPIPAAVKTSQMAYNNIAHIYHCFCDHLALVQASCSDTMPQTLMGFCIAMVVSFLPLLLVLLSYAHILASVLRISSREGRSKAFSTCSSHLLVVGTYYSSIAIAYVAYRADLPLDFHVMGNVAYAILTPILNPLIYTLRNKDVKAAITKITYLKTQSWIRTLAL; encoded by the coding sequence ATATCTCCAGGATCCAGATGTTCCAGCTGCCTATCTCCCAGAAATCCAGCTCTGCTTCACTATGGAGGCCACAACCTGCAATGGATCAGCGGATGGATCACCAGTCTTCTACCTGGTGGGAATCCCCTCTCTGCCAGAGAACTTCTTCCTCcctgtgttctttatttttctcctcttctattttctcatcCTTCTGGGAAATGCCCTGATCCTGGTGGCTGTGGTGGCAGAGCCCAGGCTCCATAagcccatgtacttcttcctgatCAACCTCTCAACCCTGGACATTCTCTTCACCACGACCACTGTCCCTAAGATGCTGTCCCTGTTCCTGCTTGGAGACCACTTCCTCAGCTTCCCTGCCTGCTTATTGCAAATGTACCTCTTCCAAAGCTTCACATGTTCAGAAGCCTTCATCCTGGTggtcatggcctatgaccgctatgtggctaTCTGCCGCCCCCTGCACTACCCTGTCCACATGACCCCACAGACCAATGCTGCACTGGCAGCCTGTGCCTGGTTTATTGCTCTCCTCCTGCCCATCCCAGCAGCAGTCAAGACCTCCCAGATGGCGTATAACAACATCGCTCACATCTACCATTGTTTCTGTGATCACCTGGCTCTGGTCCAGGCCTCCTGCTCTGACACCATGCCCCAGACCCTAATGGGTTTTTGCATCGCCATGGTGGTAtccttcctgccccttctcctggtGCTTCTCTCCTATGCTCACATCCTGGCTTCGGTACTTCGCATCAGCTCCCGAGAAGGACGTTCGAAAGCCTTCTCCACCTGCAGCTCCCACCTCCTGGTGGTTGGTACCTACTACTCATCCATTGCCATAGCCTATGTGGCCTACAGGGCCGACCTGCCCCTCGACTTCCACGTCATGGGCAATGTGGCATATGCCATTCTCACACCAATCCTCAACCCTCTCATTTATACACTGAGAAACAAGGATGTCAAGGCAGCCATCACCAAAATCACCTATCTCAAGACCCAGTCTTGGATAAGAACCCTCGCGCTTTAG